Proteins encoded in a region of the Zea mays cultivar B73 chromosome 2, Zm-B73-REFERENCE-NAM-5.0, whole genome shotgun sequence genome:
- the LOC103647283 gene encoding senescence-specific cysteine protease SAG39-like, which yields MASSSKRSLPCVLLLLLAVFHHGCSSARAHRRAGDMEGSMSTDDSSMIERFQRWKAAYNKSYATVAEERRRFRVYARNMAYIEATNAEAEAAGLTYELGETAYTDLTNQEFMAMYTAPAPAQLPADESVITTRAGPVDAVGGAPGQLPVYVNLSTSAPASVDWRASGAVTPAKNQGRCGTHNP from the coding sequence ATGGCGTCCTCCTCCAAACGGTCGCTGCCATgcgtgctcctcctcctcctcgctgTCTTCCACCACGGCTGCTCGTCGGCGAGGGCCCACAGACGCGCCGGCGACATGGAGGGGAGCATGAGCACCGACGACAGCTCGATGATAGAGCGGTTCCAGCGGTGGAAGGCGGCGTACAACAAGTCCTACGCCACGGTCGCCGAGGAGCGGCGGCGGTTCCGGGTGTACGCGCGCAACATGGCGTACATCGAGGCCACCAACGCCGAGGCCGAGGCGGCGGGGCTCACGTACGAGCTCGGCGAGACGGCCTACACCGACCTCACCAACCAGGAGTTCATGGCCATGTACACGGCGCCCGCGCCGGCGCAGCTGCCCGCGGACGAGTCGGTGATCACCACGCGCGCGGGGCCGGTTGACGCCGTCGGGGGCGCGCCGGGCCAGCTGCCGGTGTACGTGAACCTGTCCACCTCCgcgccggcgagcgtggactggcgagCCAGCGGCGCCGTGACGCCGGCGAAGAACCAAGGCCGATGTGGTACGCACAATCCGTAA